In a genomic window of Alkalinema sp. FACHB-956:
- a CDS encoding neuraminidase-like domain-containing protein: protein MSNNEWLQIAQQLHDELNVIKRDALVPYVISQDAEVENERELYEQLLIDVEMGSCGKASRIGEAIAAAQLYFHRYFVNLEKITPNDPEGTKRTLKTYWQWMKNYRVWEANRKVFLYPENYIRPELRDTKTPAFKTLEDDLLQGEITEDAVQRAYQKYLDEYTEVSRLTIAGGYVYDSVDMNVDMNNESAKGLVLFGRTKTDPRRYYYRMAQFLGGGKATTWGPWLKVNTQIEADKVYPVLAFNRVFVFWVKLEAIANNTNSTALTTTTSGNTQTVSANSQSATYVLRIFYSFYNLNKEWIPPQTFQPKDETAEKIEIKIPAGIDVQDIKNVGLLVETSNKLSGFADRSDVDHANIIIRCTYEVPVTEYDLNLYPSLVDTPLPETGERLFAIGKDTNGALIFRAFDHQEQRSLDLRESAIPEAKQAQLGELKGLLLGFWNGAMTPENKKAVIDAITDLTGYQPLRPEVGKTKTVACYRTFSLTPELYTVKLWGQYPFENARTVFRTIFDEPDIPADQMVTLNTGDQSTEAPWFSFDYKGGSFLCKPDIGVLGGDLWPKSIPSNTDGLPKWPMIDAAVQLPPRGTTRKTFFFKNDRSNSRRRTPQTYVAADTFSTASTFSAETPIANTWGKVDNTIERTGIINAAYVHKDAQRLLEIPQDIAIPRYRDVQTTYLFSGNQYVIYSNNGGSRSYEWVDEGYPKPIADHPYFPGRNLPSWTQIDAVFQAKDQKVYFFNNTTKTYLVSGSSTERSIKDDWGSVTKSAFIKDFRAPAEDSGAPSVDGAFIVGSGATATTYLFNRFQYVKYTTGADYSLINGAPKPHNFLDLLIDLGFNANSKNAAEQNTLRNDRVIASYNKGSEVYFFTSTRNNYKYDLSSRQLTALSEDKTEWSAGFELDGVVYLFAGQKLITLRSIRNDKGEVSVAREEVTVTHSIHGAFAGAHTDSNVYLFRQNEYMVLPKANLSVQSLVAAIAAWNGQLNEEKWGKIGDNIARTGQIDAVFCDGSKTYLFSGDEYVVYSGNRYGVQRENYPDAGYPKKLKTNDEKFPQWDKMQPLLQTLTPTGSRSTIYYFDNSNQTYVQANNPATGALSNPVATRSTWGRVRNNIAAQGIVDAAFVKGDASGNYLFLTSGDQIFRYTISTQLNANPTLDAALSNFVDRGYPKKFTWNRPRIDAAFTLAGKTYLFAGDHYFRLSDLQNGEIQELTRPPKLNPIRRNWGNLPRELLAGVDGALQVDGEGESQDLYLFQGDRYIKYTIQDDTSAQPFELDNVTYEIVRLTTSVAYRLNQEFFVGGLSRLLSLATQQIDDTPAFKLTDTSIPPGEIATTIKVWRGKVKEEKLPSSLHLDFSSANGMYYWEIFFHAPFLIAQALNLGQQFESAKRWYEYIYDPTGVFPFWKFLPFNQPDRPPSEAVDQALIDAYLTDPFDPHAIAALRPMAYRKAIVMAYLDNLLDWGDMLFQQYTQESINEARMLYILAYDLLGEKPENLGSKLLSEDQKYDQLRADAGPQRDDQLIQQQLSQSHGEQAADQPTRNQPSQNQPSQNQPPIRLTLKNLTEGDRDYDFLVYPLETEVGTTPHASVLHPYFFVPENTVLLDYWERVEDRLYKIRHCLNILGISQPLPLFEPPIDPMALVRAVATGAGLSSAIAGLNVPVPHYRFEFMLRKAQELAQKLSQFGNDLLSALEKKDAEELSLLQNRQEGIILNLTRATKVEQIEEAKYSRQALEESLTSTTHQANKYQEWIDGGLTELESAQAAMMILGSGLMTASGVLKIAGAIVYGTPEFHIGPFCFGTTTGGKSWGESISKISEALETSGDGISMIGDAIGIFAQHERSKEDWKLQKAMADSEIIQLGLQIQGAKLQEKMAERELVILDQQIAQNESISTFMRDKFANAQLYQWMASRLSGLYYQTYQMAFDMAKAAEKAFQFERGMKESEANFISGSYWDSQRKGLMSGDSLAFDLDRMEKAYIDSNRRGFEITQNISLLDLDPVALLRLKTKGVCEFALTESLFDYDFPGHYCRQIRTISLSFDFGDNAQPILATLTQLTHKTVLEPDPKAVKYLLDPKGQPPESLRSGWKASQQIALSHVDENEKNNGLFELRFDDDRYLPFENTGAVSTWRLELNGKKNSYNIAALRDVVINLKYMAEQGGQVFASAVKGLLKPYPTARFLDVAQEFPDEWAAFLEGEGDELILPMSRDLFPNMSSSKITGIFASYDLVEPGAISMMLNGDKNLMLKDGKLLLTNGLSISSRGSDWRFVINGDRSILNNIGLVFSYKASVT, encoded by the coding sequence ATGTCAAATAATGAGTGGCTCCAGATCGCCCAGCAATTGCACGATGAACTCAATGTCATTAAACGCGATGCGCTTGTGCCCTATGTGATCTCCCAGGATGCGGAGGTGGAAAACGAGCGGGAGTTGTATGAGCAATTGCTAATTGATGTAGAAATGGGCAGTTGTGGCAAGGCATCCAGAATCGGCGAAGCGATCGCGGCGGCCCAGCTTTATTTCCACCGCTATTTTGTCAATCTAGAAAAGATTACTCCAAACGATCCTGAAGGGACTAAGCGCACCCTCAAAACCTATTGGCAATGGATGAAAAATTATCGGGTGTGGGAAGCTAACCGCAAGGTGTTTCTCTATCCGGAAAACTATATTCGCCCAGAACTGCGAGACACTAAAACCCCCGCCTTTAAAACCTTAGAAGACGATCTCTTGCAGGGCGAAATCACTGAAGATGCCGTGCAACGAGCCTATCAAAAATATTTGGATGAGTACACAGAAGTGTCTCGCCTCACCATTGCCGGGGGCTATGTCTACGACTCGGTGGACATGAATGTGGACATGAATAATGAGTCGGCGAAAGGTCTGGTGCTGTTTGGGCGGACTAAAACCGATCCGCGCCGCTACTATTACCGCATGGCGCAATTTTTAGGTGGTGGTAAAGCAACCACTTGGGGGCCTTGGCTGAAGGTGAATACTCAGATTGAAGCAGATAAAGTCTATCCTGTCCTTGCCTTCAATCGCGTATTTGTCTTCTGGGTGAAGCTAGAGGCGATCGCCAATAATACTAATTCCACTGCCCTCACCACCACTACCAGCGGCAACACCCAAACCGTTAGCGCCAATTCCCAGTCTGCTACCTATGTTCTTCGCATCTTTTACTCGTTCTATAACCTCAACAAAGAATGGATTCCGCCCCAGACCTTTCAGCCTAAAGATGAAACCGCTGAAAAGATCGAAATTAAGATACCAGCCGGAATCGATGTTCAAGACATCAAGAATGTTGGATTATTGGTGGAAACATCCAATAAACTGAGCGGCTTTGCTGATAGAAGCGATGTAGACCATGCAAATATTATTATTCGTTGCACCTATGAAGTTCCTGTCACGGAATATGATTTGAATTTGTATCCCTCTCTGGTCGATACACCCTTGCCAGAAACGGGAGAACGCTTGTTTGCGATCGGGAAAGATACGAACGGAGCCTTGATTTTCCGTGCTTTTGATCACCAAGAACAGCGATCGCTCGATCTGCGAGAATCGGCAATCCCGGAAGCGAAACAGGCCCAACTCGGTGAACTCAAAGGTTTGCTGCTGGGGTTCTGGAATGGAGCCATGACCCCAGAAAACAAGAAGGCAGTAATCGATGCCATCACCGACTTAACGGGTTATCAGCCGCTGCGACCGGAAGTCGGGAAAACCAAAACGGTTGCCTGCTATCGTACCTTTAGCCTGACGCCGGAACTGTACACGGTCAAATTATGGGGGCAGTATCCCTTTGAAAATGCCCGAACCGTTTTTCGAACGATTTTTGATGAACCAGATATTCCTGCGGATCAGATGGTGACCTTGAACACCGGCGATCAATCGACGGAAGCGCCCTGGTTTAGTTTTGACTATAAGGGAGGGAGTTTCCTCTGTAAGCCAGATATCGGCGTTTTGGGCGGGGATCTGTGGCCTAAGTCCATTCCCAGCAATACTGATGGGTTACCGAAGTGGCCCATGATTGACGCAGCGGTACAGTTACCCCCACGCGGCACCACTCGCAAAACCTTCTTCTTTAAGAACGATCGATCCAATAGTCGCCGTCGTACGCCCCAAACCTACGTGGCCGCCGATACGTTTTCCACCGCCTCTACCTTTTCTGCAGAAACGCCGATCGCGAATACATGGGGCAAAGTAGACAACACTATTGAAAGAACAGGCATCATCAACGCAGCCTACGTCCATAAAGACGCACAACGACTGCTAGAAATTCCCCAGGACATTGCTATCCCAAGATATCGAGACGTTCAAACGACCTATTTATTTAGTGGCAATCAGTACGTTATTTACTCCAATAACGGTGGATCGAGGTCCTACGAATGGGTTGATGAAGGCTATCCCAAACCGATCGCCGATCACCCCTATTTCCCAGGTCGGAATCTACCCAGTTGGACTCAGATTGATGCTGTGTTTCAAGCAAAAGATCAAAAAGTCTACTTCTTTAACAACACAACAAAAACCTATCTGGTCTCTGGCTCGTCCACGGAGCGATCTATCAAAGACGATTGGGGCAGTGTAACCAAGTCAGCATTTATTAAAGATTTTAGAGCGCCCGCAGAGGACTCCGGTGCGCCCTCAGTGGATGGGGCCTTTATCGTGGGCTCGGGGGCCACTGCGACTACCTACCTGTTCAATCGTTTTCAGTATGTCAAATACACCACTGGGGCTGACTATAGTTTGATCAATGGTGCGCCCAAGCCCCATAACTTTCTAGATCTCTTGATTGATTTGGGATTTAATGCCAATAGCAAAAATGCTGCTGAACAAAATACTCTCAGAAATGACCGAGTGATTGCATCTTACAATAAGGGATCAGAGGTCTATTTCTTCACGAGCACTCGGAATAACTACAAGTACGATCTCTCCAGTCGGCAGTTAACGGCTCTCTCAGAGGATAAGACGGAATGGTCAGCGGGTTTTGAATTGGACGGTGTGGTCTACCTGTTCGCCGGACAAAAATTAATCACCCTACGATCGATCAGAAATGATAAAGGCGAGGTCTCCGTTGCCAGGGAGGAGGTGACGGTCACGCATAGCATTCATGGGGCCTTTGCGGGAGCGCATACTGACAGTAATGTCTACCTGTTCCGGCAGAATGAATATATGGTGCTGCCCAAAGCGAATCTTTCAGTGCAGTCTCTTGTGGCGGCGATCGCGGCTTGGAATGGCCAACTCAATGAGGAAAAATGGGGCAAGATCGGTGACAACATTGCCCGTACTGGACAAATTGATGCAGTATTTTGCGATGGGAGCAAAACCTACTTATTTAGTGGTGATGAGTATGTCGTCTATTCGGGGAATCGCTATGGTGTGCAGCGGGAGAACTACCCCGATGCAGGCTATCCCAAAAAGCTAAAAACCAATGACGAAAAGTTTCCCCAATGGGACAAAATGCAACCACTCCTGCAAACGTTGACGCCAACGGGTAGCCGAAGCACGATTTATTACTTTGACAATAGTAATCAAACATATGTCCAAGCGAATAATCCTGCAACGGGTGCTTTATCCAACCCCGTAGCCACCCGCTCAACTTGGGGACGAGTCCGAAATAATATTGCTGCGCAGGGTATTGTGGATGCAGCATTTGTCAAAGGCGATGCCAGCGGTAATTACCTGTTTTTAACCAGTGGCGATCAGATTTTCCGCTATACGATCTCGACACAACTGAATGCAAACCCAACGCTGGATGCGGCCCTGAGTAATTTTGTCGATCGTGGCTACCCCAAAAAATTTACCTGGAATCGGCCTCGCATTGATGCTGCATTCACCCTGGCTGGAAAAACCTATTTGTTTGCAGGAGATCACTATTTCCGCCTAAGCGATCTCCAGAATGGCGAAATTCAGGAATTAACCAGACCGCCTAAGCTCAATCCGATTCGCCGTAATTGGGGGAACCTGCCCAGGGAGCTACTGGCGGGTGTGGATGGTGCGTTGCAGGTGGATGGTGAGGGCGAATCCCAGGACTTGTACTTGTTCCAGGGCGATCGCTACATCAAATACACTATCCAGGATGACACCAGTGCTCAGCCTTTTGAACTGGACAATGTCACCTATGAAATTGTCCGCCTGACCACTAGTGTTGCCTATCGCCTTAATCAAGAATTTTTTGTGGGAGGGCTGTCGAGGTTACTCAGTCTGGCGACGCAGCAAATTGATGATACGCCTGCCTTCAAGTTGACAGACACCTCGATTCCCCCAGGGGAGATAGCGACTACGATTAAAGTCTGGCGGGGCAAAGTCAAGGAAGAGAAATTACCCAGCAGTTTGCACTTGGACTTCTCTAGTGCCAATGGTATGTATTACTGGGAGATCTTTTTCCATGCGCCGTTCCTGATTGCCCAGGCGCTGAATTTAGGGCAACAGTTTGAATCCGCAAAGCGGTGGTATGAGTATATTTATGACCCGACGGGAGTCTTTCCGTTCTGGAAGTTTCTGCCCTTTAACCAGCCCGATCGCCCGCCGAGCGAGGCGGTTGACCAGGCGTTAATTGATGCCTATTTAACCGATCCCTTTGACCCCCACGCGATCGCGGCCCTGCGACCGATGGCCTACCGCAAAGCGATCGTCATGGCCTATCTGGATAACCTGCTGGACTGGGGCGATATGCTGTTTCAGCAATACACCCAGGAAAGCATCAATGAAGCGCGGATGCTCTATATTCTGGCCTACGATTTGTTGGGTGAGAAGCCAGAAAATCTCGGTAGCAAGCTACTGTCGGAGGATCAAAAGTATGACCAATTGCGCGCAGATGCAGGGCCGCAACGGGATGACCAATTGATTCAACAACAGTTAAGCCAATCCCATGGAGAGCAAGCCGCAGATCAACCCACCCGAAATCAACCAAGCCAAAATCAACCAAGCCAAAATCAACCGCCGATTCGGTTAACGTTGAAGAATTTAACCGAAGGCGATCGGGACTATGACTTCCTGGTGTATCCCCTTGAGACCGAAGTAGGGACAACGCCCCATGCCAGTGTGCTCCATCCCTATTTCTTTGTGCCCGAAAATACGGTACTGCTGGACTATTGGGAGCGGGTGGAAGATCGCCTCTACAAGATTCGCCATTGTTTGAACATTCTGGGCATTAGCCAACCGTTACCTTTATTTGAACCGCCGATCGATCCGATGGCCTTGGTGCGGGCGGTGGCTACGGGAGCGGGCCTCAGTAGCGCGATCGCGGGTCTGAATGTGCCGGTGCCCCACTACCGCTTTGAGTTCATGCTGCGGAAGGCCCAGGAATTGGCGCAAAAACTGAGTCAGTTTGGCAATGATCTGCTGTCAGCCCTGGAAAAGAAAGATGCTGAAGAACTGAGCCTGCTGCAAAATCGCCAGGAAGGCATCATCCTCAATCTCACCCGTGCGACCAAAGTGGAGCAGATCGAGGAAGCCAAATACAGTCGGCAGGCGCTGGAAGAAAGCCTCACGTCCACCACCCACCAAGCCAACAAGTACCAAGAATGGATCGATGGGGGATTAACGGAGCTGGAATCAGCGCAAGCTGCCATGATGATTTTGGGATCTGGGTTGATGACCGCATCAGGGGTTCTCAAAATTGCGGGAGCGATCGTCTATGGCACGCCTGAGTTTCACATTGGGCCTTTCTGCTTTGGTACCACTACCGGTGGCAAAAGCTGGGGTGAGTCGATTAGCAAGATTTCGGAAGCTCTGGAAACCTCTGGGGATGGCATTAGCATGATTGGTGACGCGATCGGAATTTTTGCTCAGCACGAGCGATCGAAGGAGGACTGGAAACTGCAAAAGGCGATGGCTGACAGCGAAATCATTCAACTGGGGCTGCAAATCCAAGGGGCAAAGCTCCAGGAAAAAATGGCAGAGCGGGAATTGGTCATTCTGGATCAGCAAATCGCCCAGAACGAATCCATTAGCACTTTCATGCGCGATAAGTTTGCCAATGCCCAGCTTTATCAGTGGATGGCTAGCCGTCTATCAGGGTTGTATTACCAGACCTATCAAATGGCCTTTGACATGGCCAAAGCGGCTGAAAAAGCCTTCCAGTTTGAGCGGGGCATGAAGGAAAGCGAGGCTAATTTTATCAGTGGTTCCTATTGGGATAGTCAACGCAAAGGCTTGATGTCTGGCGATAGCTTGGCCTTTGATTTAGACCGCATGGAAAAAGCCTACATTGACAGCAATCGTCGGGGGTTTGAAATTACCCAAAATATTTCTCTGCTTGACCTTGACCCGGTGGCGCTGCTGCGACTGAAGACGAAAGGCGTTTGCGAATTTGCCCTAACGGAAAGCCTGTTTGATTACGATTTTCCGGGGCACTATTGCCGCCAGATTCGCACCATTTCGCTGTCCTTTGACTTTGGCGACAATGCCCAACCCATCCTAGCGACCCTGACCCAGCTAACCCATAAGACGGTGCTGGAACCTGACCCCAAAGCGGTGAAGTATCTGCTTGATCCGAAGGGGCAGCCACCGGAGTCTCTGCGGAGTGGCTGGAAGGCAAGCCAGCAAATTGCCCTGTCCCATGTGGATGAGAATGAAAAGAACAATGGTTTGTTTGAGTTGCGCTTTGATGACGATCGCTATTTGCCCTTTGAAAATACGGGGGCGGTTTCGACTTGGCGATTGGAATTAAATGGTAAGAAAAACAGTTATAACATCGCTGCACTGCGGGATGTGGTGATTAATCTGAAATACATGGCGGAACAGGGGGGACAGGTGTTTGCCAGTGCTGTGAAGGGATTGCTGAAACCCTATCCCACGGCGCGGTTCTTGGATGTGGCCCAGGAGTTTCCTGATGAATGGGCCGCGTTTTTAGAGGGTGAAGGGGATGAGTTAATCCTACCCATGAGCCGTGATCTCTTCCCCAACATGAGCAGCAGCAAGATTACGGGAATTTTTGCTAGCTATGATCTCGTGGAACCGGGGGCGATAAGCATGATGTTGAATGGCGATAAAAACCTGATGCTCAAGGATGGGAAGTTGTTGCTAACCAATGGTCTGAGTATCAGCAGTCGAGGTTCGGATTGGCGGTTTGTGATCAATGGCGATCGATCGATTCTCAACAACATCGGTCTTGTCTTCAGCTACAAAGCCAGCGTGACCTAA
- a CDS encoding DUF6788 family protein: MPPRSPLRSILKQAEALSIVELESLSQSIEALLLQRRSQAETVELPTPNESLPEIAPEPSPESPVAPSAEARPNPLHGWREEYRKCGKPNCWCAQGEKSHGPYWYRSVRKEGKVTKEYWGRYLRAQQTSTEAANAETANVVEAKPDAIVE; this comes from the coding sequence ATGCCGCCTCGCTCTCCCCTCCGCTCCATCCTGAAACAAGCCGAAGCCCTCTCGATCGTGGAGCTGGAAAGTTTGAGTCAGTCCATTGAAGCATTACTGCTGCAACGGCGATCGCAGGCGGAGACGGTCGAATTGCCCACGCCTAACGAATCCCTCCCGGAAATTGCCCCGGAACCCAGTCCAGAATCTCCGGTAGCCCCTAGCGCTGAGGCACGTCCCAATCCTCTCCACGGTTGGCGGGAGGAGTATCGCAAATGTGGCAAACCCAACTGTTGGTGTGCCCAGGGGGAAAAATCCCATGGCCCCTACTGGTATCGATCGGTGCGCAAGGAGGGCAAAGTCACCAAGGAATATTGGGGTCGCTACCTGCGTGCTCAACAGACCTCTACCGAGGCAGCAAACGCTGAGACAGCAAACGTCGTGGAAGCAAAGCCTGATGCGATCGTGGAGTAA
- a CDS encoding response regulator yields the protein MSSYLSGRLTPTLLVVEDSDEDFFTFERIMKKTCTMPISVLRCEDGEEALDFLYKRGSYSDDADIQRPNLVILDLNLPGTDGREVLAQIKQDEDLKTIPVVVFTTSSNPKDVDFCYRHYANSYVLKPMNIDRMKELLPMLMDYWFETVFLPVEDEL from the coding sequence ATGTCTAGCTATCTATCTGGCCGTCTTACCCCCACTCTCTTAGTCGTTGAAGATAGTGATGAAGATTTTTTTACGTTTGAACGCATTATGAAGAAAACCTGCACCATGCCGATATCAGTATTACGGTGTGAAGATGGAGAAGAGGCACTAGATTTCTTGTATAAGAGAGGCTCCTACAGTGACGATGCAGACATTCAACGCCCTAATTTAGTGATTTTAGATCTCAACTTACCGGGAACGGATGGACGGGAAGTTTTGGCTCAAATCAAACAAGATGAAGATTTAAAAACAATTCCAGTCGTTGTCTTTACAACATCTTCCAATCCCAAAGATGTCGATTTTTGCTATCGACATTACGCCAATAGCTATGTGTTAAAACCCATGAATATCGATCGAATGAAAGAGCTATTACCTATGCTTATGGACTATTGGTTTGAGACTGTTTTTTTGCCTGTGGAAGATGAATTATAA
- a CDS encoding ATP-binding protein yields MLPPDLAAQVKSTIAELTNPEFTPSVVDVSNCDREPIHIPSAIQPHGILLAIREADLRIVQISQNSAEYLGYPPETLLDQPLSALLSPPQIASIQACLAGDFEYVNPLQLTIDGESSPRLLEGVVHRSGEIIILELEQYQSAENVTFFDFYQFVKQPIQKFLQTQTIQALCQAVTQEIQQITGFDRVMVYRFDDNGVGSVIAEVCREDLSPYLGLHYPASDIPQQAKYLYSLNPLRLIPDVAYEPVPLRTISDGAGQPLDMTLSTLRSVSPIHIEYLHNMGVKASMSISLLRHRSDLSVHPLWGLIACHHNSPRKLSYAARTICEFLGQVISLELAAREAQEKTSHRIRLQDLQNQFMNTLSNSPTLAAGLHQESQHLLDLVGAQGLAVCEQKNITLIGKTPSRSKVLDLVQWLQDQFTDTGVYHTDHLTQVYPAAAQMQKTASGIIAVTISQAQQFYILWFRPEVIQTVHWAGDPTKPITIHETGEIYLSPRQSFERWKETVRGRSLPWQPYDLEAAIELRSTIVSGLVVQKAHELTLLNQELERRNFELDSFAYVASHDLKEPLRGIHNYSSFLLEDYGTLLDADGTEKLQTLMRLTQRMENLISSLLHYSRLGRVELSLTMVDLNDLVEGVVEILNMSQSDPIEIRVPRSLPHIQGDRNQLIELLINLISNGVKYNDKPDPWIEVGYLTPEEVTASNLTINPAVAKQLVMYVRDNGIGIRPQHIESIFRIFKRLHPPGRFGGGTGAGLTIAKKIVERHGGEIWVESTYGVGSTFYFTLGVTFNV; encoded by the coding sequence ATGCTGCCTCCTGATTTAGCTGCCCAAGTCAAATCTACGATCGCAGAACTGACGAATCCTGAATTCACTCCTTCAGTGGTCGATGTTAGCAATTGCGATCGTGAACCCATTCACATTCCCTCTGCAATTCAGCCCCATGGCATCTTATTGGCCATCAGAGAAGCTGATCTCAGAATTGTACAAATTAGCCAAAATTCTGCTGAATACCTAGGATATCCCCCAGAAACCCTCCTCGATCAACCCCTTTCAGCATTGCTGAGTCCCCCCCAAATCGCATCCATTCAAGCCTGTTTAGCCGGGGATTTTGAATATGTTAATCCACTGCAGTTAACTATCGACGGAGAAAGTTCCCCGCGACTCCTGGAAGGCGTTGTGCACCGCAGTGGTGAGATCATCATCTTGGAACTAGAACAATATCAATCGGCAGAAAATGTAACCTTTTTTGATTTTTATCAGTTCGTTAAACAACCCATCCAGAAATTTTTACAAACACAAACGATTCAGGCATTGTGCCAAGCCGTCACCCAGGAAATTCAACAGATTACGGGCTTCGATCGCGTCATGGTTTATCGCTTTGATGACAATGGCGTCGGAAGCGTCATCGCTGAAGTCTGCCGTGAAGATCTCTCTCCCTACCTGGGACTCCACTATCCTGCCTCTGATATTCCTCAACAAGCAAAATATCTCTATAGCTTAAATCCCTTACGGCTCATTCCAGACGTAGCCTATGAACCTGTGCCCTTAAGGACGATTAGTGACGGTGCGGGTCAGCCCCTGGATATGACGTTATCAACGTTACGCAGCGTTTCACCTATCCATATTGAATATTTGCACAATATGGGCGTCAAAGCATCGATGTCAATTTCCCTACTCCGTCATCGATCGGATTTATCAGTCCATCCATTGTGGGGATTAATTGCCTGCCATCACAACAGTCCGCGTAAATTATCCTACGCAGCTCGAACCATTTGCGAATTTTTGGGCCAGGTGATTTCCCTGGAACTAGCAGCCAGAGAAGCCCAAGAAAAAACCAGCCATCGCATCAGATTGCAGGATCTACAAAATCAATTCATGAACACGCTGTCCAATAGCCCTACCCTAGCAGCAGGATTGCACCAAGAATCCCAACATTTGTTGGATCTAGTGGGTGCGCAGGGGCTTGCCGTGTGTGAGCAAAAAAATATCACATTGATCGGTAAAACGCCCTCCAGATCTAAAGTGCTCGATTTAGTGCAATGGTTACAGGATCAGTTCACTGACACTGGCGTCTACCATACCGATCATCTCACCCAGGTCTATCCCGCAGCGGCTCAGATGCAAAAAACGGCCAGTGGAATCATTGCGGTTACCATTTCCCAGGCCCAGCAATTCTACATTCTGTGGTTTAGGCCCGAGGTCATCCAAACGGTACACTGGGCAGGAGATCCCACGAAACCGATCACAATTCATGAAACGGGTGAGATCTATTTATCGCCCCGGCAGTCCTTTGAACGGTGGAAAGAAACTGTGAGAGGTCGATCGTTACCTTGGCAACCCTACGATCTCGAAGCCGCGATCGAGCTACGCAGTACCATTGTGAGTGGTTTAGTTGTGCAAAAAGCCCATGAACTGACCCTATTGAACCAAGAACTAGAGCGTCGGAACTTCGAATTAGATTCCTTTGCATACGTTGCATCCCACGACCTTAAGGAGCCCTTACGCGGAATTCATAATTACTCTAGCTTCCTCCTAGAGGATTATGGAACTCTGTTGGATGCAGACGGCACCGAGAAATTACAAACCCTCATGCGATTGACCCAGCGCATGGAAAACCTGATTAGTTCCTTATTACATTATTCGCGGTTAGGACGGGTAGAACTTTCCCTCACAATGGTAGATTTAAATGACTTAGTTGAGGGCGTTGTGGAAATCCTGAACATGAGTCAATCAGACCCGATCGAAATTCGCGTTCCGCGATCGTTACCCCACATCCAAGGCGATCGAAATCAGCTGATTGAGCTATTGATTAACTTAATCAGTAATGGCGTTAAATACAACGACAAACCTGATCCATGGATCGAGGTAGGCTACTTAACTCCGGAAGAAGTCACTGCAAGTAACTTGACGATCAATCCTGCGGTGGCGAAGCAATTAGTTATGTATGTGCGAGATAACGGAATTGGAATTCGACCGCAGCATATTGAATCGATCTTCAGAATTTTCAAGCGATTACACCCACCTGGTCGCTTTGGGGGAGGAACCGGGGCAGGCTTAACGATCGCAAAAAAAATCGTTGAACGTCATGGGGGTGAAATTTGGGTTGAATCTACCTATGGAGTAGGGAGTACGTTTTATTTCACGTTAGGAGTGACTTTCAATGTCTAG